A window of Castanea sativa cultivar Marrone di Chiusa Pesio chromosome 1, ASM4071231v1 contains these coding sequences:
- the LOC142619124 gene encoding AAA-ATPase At3g50940-like, translating to MYSPETTTASSKIILSAATSLAASAILFQTINNVVPTSVQEYFHSCLQRLSARLLSQLTVVVQEFDGLIANHMFEAANVYLGEKQSPLTSRIKVNKMEKERELAVTIDKGEELVDLYNGVKFKWVLLSSRNDKPVSNRRSNQLGFAASETRHFELSFHKKHRDMVLRYYLPYVLEQAKAIREQRKTVKLHTIDYNGTDYWSSINLDHPATFGTMAMDPDLKNMLIEDLDRFRGRKEYYRRVGKAWKRGYLLYGPPGTGKSSLVAAMANYLKFDIYDMDLKEVQCNSDLRRLLIGTASKSILVIEDIDCSTEMQNRESNNKATSLEDEKVSLSGLLNFIDGLWSSCGQERIIVFTTNHKDRLDPALLRPGRMDVHLHMSYCSFSGFKTLASNYLQIQDHPLFRDIEDLLEKVEATPAEVAGELMKSDTIEVALQGLIKFLQSKKDGN from the exons atgtacTCACCAGAAACCACCACAGCCTCCTCCAAAATCATTCTATCAGCAGCTACCTCACTCGCTGCTTCTGCCATTCTCTTCCAAACCATCAACAACGTCGTCCCCACCTCTGTCCAGGAATACTTCCATTCATGCCTGCAGAGACTCTCCGCTCGTTTATTATCCCAACTCACTGTTGTTGTCCAAGAGTTTGATGGGCTCATTGCAAACCACATGTTCGAGGCAGCCAACGTTTACTTGGGCGAGAAGCAATCGCCTTTGACATCAAGAATTAAAGTTAATAAGATGGAGAAGGAGAGGGAACTGGCAGTGACAATTGACAAGGGCGAAGAACTGGTGGATTTATACAATGGTGTGAAATTCAAGTGGGTTTTGTTGTCTTCGCGCAATGACAAGCCAGTTTCAAATAGAAGGAGCAATCAACTAGGGTTTGCAGCATCAGAGACCCGACACTTTGAGCTGAGTTTTCACAAGAAGCATAGAGACATGGTGCTGAGATATTACTTACCCTATGTTCTAGAGCAAGCAAAAGCAATAAGAGAACAGAGGAAGACAGTGAAGCTTCATACCATTGACTATAATGGTACTGACTATTGGAGCTCAATCAACCTTGACCATCCAGCAACTTTTGGTACAATGGCTATGGACCCAGATTTGAAGAATATGTTAATTGAGGATCTTGACAGGTTTAGAGGGAGAAAGGAATACTATAGGAGAGTCGGGAAGGCCTGGAAACGTGGGTATTTGTTGTATGGACCGCCCGGTACAGGAAAGTCGAGCCTAGTTGCAGCCATGGCTAATTATCTTAAATTTGATATCTATGACATGGATTTGAAGGAGGTTCAGTGCAATTCTGATCTTAGGCGGTTGTTGATTGGAACAGCTAGTAAATCTATATTGGTAATAGAGGACATTGATTGTTCAACTGAGATGCAGAATCGGGAATCGAATAACAAAGCCACGTCCTTAGAGGATGAGAAG GTTTCGCTCTCGGGTCTGTTAAACTTCATTGATGGCTTGTGGTCAAGCTGTGGACAGGAGCGAATCATTGTATTCACAACGAATCACAAAGACCGCCTTGATCCAGCACTGTTGAGGCCTGGTCGTATGGATGTGCACCTTCATATGTCATATTGCTCGTTTAGCGGATTCAAGACATTAGCTTCTAATTACTTGCAAATTCAGGATCACCCACTGTTCAGAGACATCGAAGACTTGCTAGAGAAGGTTGAGGCAACACCTGCAGAAGTTGCAGGAGAGTTGATGAAAAGTGACACAATAGAAGTTGCCCTACAGGGGCTTATCAAGTTCCTCCAGAGCAAAAAAGATGGAAATTAA
- the LOC142622454 gene encoding putative jasmonic acid carboxyl methyltransferase 2, producing the protein MEVVQVLHMNKGAGETSYAKNSKVQSKIISITKTVIEEAIIELLCKNLPESMGIADLGCSSGPNTLTVISEIIDVIYSKCSNLGCPIPELRICLNDLYSNDFNDVFGSLPAFYNKLKEEKGRDFGQCFITGVPGSFYGRLFPRKSMHFVHSSSSLHWLSQVPPGLDSKASTAINKGRIYVSKTSPQSVLDSYMLQFQKDFSLFLKSRSAEIVPGGCMVLSFTGRKSMDPTAIESCHQWELLAQALMNMVSEGLIPEEKVDTFNAPYYGPCAEEIELEVQKEGSFIMDRLEAFEIDWDGGVDMPNTINGTLSSGQRVAKTIRAVIESMLESHFGRDIMDDLFQRHVELVDEHLAKTRTKYTNLVIHLVRKG; encoded by the exons atggaagTCGTGCAAGTACTTCACATGAACAAGGGAGCAGGCGAAACTAGCTATGCTAAGAACTCAAAAGTTCAG AGCAAGATAATATCTATCACAAAGACTGTAATTGAGGAAGCCATAATTGAACTATTATGCAAAAACTTGCCGGAGAGCATGGGCATTGCTGACTTGGGTTGCTCATCGGGACCCAACACCTTAACAGTGATCTCAGAGATAATAGATGTCATATATTCCAAATGCAGCAACCTAGGCTGCCCAATTCCAGAACTTAGAATCTGCTTGAATGATCTTTATAGCAACGATTTCAATGATGTATTTGGGTCATTACCAGCTTTCTACAACAAACTGAAGGAAGAGAAGGGTAGGGATTTTGGGCAGTGTTTCATTACAGGTGTGCCTGGTTCTTTCTATGGTAGATTGTTTCCGAGAAAAAGCATGCACTTTGTGCACTCTTCTTCCAGCCTCCACTGGCTCTCTCAG GTTCCTCCTGGACTGGACAGCAAGGCTAGCACCGCCATAAACAAAGGGAGGATATACGTATCCAAGACCAGCCCACAAAGCGTCTTAGATTCATACATGCTGCAATTCCAGAAGGATTTTTCACTGTTCCTCAAATCACGTTCAGCTGAAATAGTTCCGGGAGGGTGCATGGTCTTGTCGTTCACGGGCAGGAAATCTATGGACCCTACTGCCATAGAAAGTTGCCATCAATGGGAACTCCTTGCACAGGCATTGATGAACATGGTCTCAGAG GGTCTAATCCCAGAGGAAAAGGTCGATACATTCAATGCACCCTACTACGGTCCATGTGCCGAAGAGATAGAATTAGAGGTACAAAAAGAAGGATCATTCATTATGGATCGGCTGGAAGCGTTTGAGATTGATTGGGATGGAGGTGTAGACATGCCTAACACAATTAATGGGACACTTTCAAGTGGGCAACGAGTGGCCAAGACCATAAGGGCTGTGATTGAGTCAATGCTGGAATCTCATTTTGGAAGAGATATAATGGATGATTTATTTCAGAGGCATGTTGAATTAGTGGACGAGCACTTGGCAAAAACTAGAACCAAGTACACAAACTTGGTCATTCACCTTGTAAGAAAGGGTTGA
- the LOC142621612 gene encoding inositol-pentakisphosphate 2-kinase-like, translating into MEGLVLEEKDAGDWAYRGEGACNLVLAYTGSSPSFMGKVMRVQKVPRVGSAGRRGPTALSENERVLWKEIDDIVSCPNKEIAAQLYVEHVMSPLLGSKYVDSGMHVLVSREFLESIEKNVLSERPACRVDAAKVDRDCDSALLMSDHSLFPGTLKGVPCISVEIKPKCGFLPCSRFISEGNAVKRIITRFRMHQTLKLHQGEISELSKYNPLDLFSMSKDKIHKAINDLFTTPQNNFRVFLNGSLIFGGLGGGADSTNVVTSEAFEDALKPVIRADSGLRTKNFLQLVSETVYKSGILDQLLEVQKLDNFDIEGAIHAYYDVISESCPVCGELGEEEVSHRYTSLHSIPMDESLKIVKDYLVAATAKDCSLMISFRPRADGDLGSPYNEVHLESTNQTFDYKASFIDLDLKPLKKMGKYYELDKKIVSCYTKMVETEQEADEATSMEAYTTNKDSI; encoded by the exons ATGGAGGGTTTGGTTTTAGAGGAAAAGGACGCTGGTGATTGGGCGTACAGAGGCGAAGGAGCTTGTAATCTTGTTCTTGCTTACACTGGATCCTCTCCCTCCttt atgGGGAAAGTGATGCGGGTACAGAAGGTGCCGCGGGTCGGGTCGGCGGGGAGGCGGGGCCCGACGGCGTTGAGTGAGAATGAGCGGGTTTTGTGGAAGGAGATAGACGACATCGTTTCGTGCCCTAACAAAGAAATTGCTGCCCAGCTCTATGTGGAACACGTTATGTCTCCGCTATTAGGTTCTAAATATGTTGACTCTGGG ATGCATGTCCTTGTATCTAGGGAATTCCTGGAGTCAATTGAGAAGAATGTTCTAAGTGAGCGTCCTGCTTGCCGAGTTGATGCTGCCAAGGTTGATAGAGATTGTGATTCTGCGCTCCTTATGAGTGATCATTCGCTTTTTCCTG GTACTCTTAAAGGTGTACCCTGTATATCTGTTGAGATAAAG CCCAAATGTGGATTTCTCCCTTGTTCAAGATTCATATCTGAAGGGAATGCTGTTAAACGGATCATAACTCGGTTCAGAATGCACCAAACCCTGAAGTTGCATCAAGGAGAG ATATCAGAATTAAGTAAATACAATCCTCTCGATCTGTTCTCCATGTCTAAGGACAAAATACACAAAGCTATCAATGATCTCTTTACCACGCCACAGAATAATTTCCGGGTATTTTTGAATGGTTCTCTCATATTTGGGGGCTTGGGTGGTGGTGCAGACAGTACTAATGTTGTGACTAGTGAAGCATTTGAAGATGCACTCAAGCCTGTCATTAGGGCAGATAGTGGCCTGCGCACAAAGAATTTCCTACAGCTTGTTTCCGAGACAGTTTATAAGTCTGGAATACTGGATCAGCTTCTTGAGGTCCAGAAGCTTGACAATTTTGACATAGAAGGAGCAATTCATGCTTATTATGACGTTATTTCTGAGTCTTGTCCAGTATGTGGAGAATTGGGTGAAGAAGAAGTATCACATAGATATACCTCTTTGCATTCCATTCCTATGGATGAAAGCTTGAAGATTGTTAAGGACTATTTGGTAGCTGCAACTGCAAAGGACTGTAGTCTGATGATTAGTTTTAGACCAAGGGCAGATGGGGATTTGGGATCTCCATACAATGAAGTACACCTAGAGTCAACCAACCAAACTTTTGATTACAAG GCATCTTTCATTGACCTGGATTTGAAACCTTTGAAGAAGATGGGCAAATATTATGAGTTAGACAAGAAGATAGTGAGCTGCTATACTAAGATGGTGGAAACAGAACAAGAAGCAGATGAAGCCACAAGCATGGAGGCTTATACTACTAATAAAGATTCAATATAA
- the LOC142606176 gene encoding heavy metal-associated isoprenylated plant protein 2-like, translating to MSKYLFSSFVLAYNLSSLSLSEVRTNTSDSSLLQKTVVSVELLCSKCRKRVMKLIATIEGINSIVLDPSKKTVTVIGEADPVKIIKKVRKFRKSAEVVSVGPPKEEKKDEKKDVFNTPKTCQRCDVWYVIGEDYYSYCSIM from the exons ATGTCAAAG TACTTGTTCAGCTCATTTGTTTTGGCATATAATTTATCTTCTCTGAGCTTATCAGAAGTTCGTACTAACACTTCTGACTCCTCTCTGTTGCAGAAAACTGTAGTGTCAGTGGAACTGCTCTGTTCAAAGTGCAGGAAGAGGGTGATGAAGTTAATTGCAACAATTGAAGGTATAAATTCTATAGTCCTTGACCCGTCTAAAAAAACAGTGACAGTAATTGGTGAAGCTGATCCAGTGAAGATCATCAAGAAGGTCAGAAAATTCAGAAAATCTGCAGAAGTTGTTAGTGTAGGTCCTCctaaagaagagaagaaagatgagaagaaagatgtttttaatactCCAAAGACTTGTCAAAGATGTGATGTGTGGTATGTGATTGGCGAAGATTATTATAGTTATTGTTCCATTATGTGA